CTAGTCCTGTTTGTTGATTATAGGTGCCATTCTCAAAATAAAAAAGATCGCCTTCTACTTTTTCTAGGCTAAGCTTCCTATCTAAAGCGGTTGCCAAGGCGTCTATTTTTAAATTAGATGGAAGGATGGTTTCCGTAATAACTTCCTTTTTTAAAAGCTCAGTTTTTCTGAAAATCAAAGTAATCCCGCTAATGGCATAAACCGCCATGATACCAGATAAAAAATACCCAAGATATCTATGAATTGCTCTTACTTGAAAGGAAAATGGAGTTTTTTTCGTGGCCATATTCAATACTTAATTTATGTTTTACATGAAATAGGAGTTTAAACGACAAGGTTCTTTACCTACTTTTTTAAAATTTGAAGGCAAAAATACATCATAATTATTGTTTTTAATCAATCTAAATAAAAATAATTTAAATAATTTATGAATGGCTATTCCTCAGCTAGAAAATAGCTTCTAGCGATTTTTTTAGGCTAGATTCTACCTAATATAAGAGCGTTAAGGATGAAAAAGTTTTTTTTAGGAAGCCAGCAAAAATACAATTAGCTGGGCTTTTAATGAAATAATTTTTGAAACTAGTTCAGAAATGCACTACTAATTATTATTTCTCTTCAAGACCAAAGCATTTTTGGCAAGGTCCATACGAAAGATTTTTATGGAGATATCTTTTGCCCTAGTTTTGTTGGTGAGTGCGCAAGAACATACACTATGGTAAAATAAGTTTATTTTCTTAACATAGCCATCCTTTAAGAAGTTTAGTGAATTACATCTAAATAGGTATAACTATTGGTGGCAAATTGTTTAATTGGGTTTATTTTTTGGGGTCAAATAGCTTCATATGTGCTTTTAATGATAGCTTTTCCATAACTCCGCTCCAGTCTTCTGATCGAAAAATGTGCCTGTGCCATGCGTTGAAAATGGTGTATGAAAGCTAGGTTAATAGCTCCGCCACCCGCAGCACCAATAATTGGAACGGCTTGGGCAACAAATTTTTCCGAAACCTGAATACTAAAGCGAGAAGCAATAACCCCTAAAGCTTGTAAAAATGGGTTGGCGCTGCCCTGTAGTAGTGAGCCAGCTACTTTTCCTGCTCCTTTTGTGGCAGCTTTGACACTGGTATCTAAAGTTATTTTTGTGGCATAATAAGCAGTTTCAAGCGTATCGTCATGTTTTGATTTTCCACCTAAGGCAAATACTTGTAAACAGGCAAGTTGACTGTCTAACTCCTCTAGATTTTCTCCTTCACTTCGTGCGATATCCATGATAGAACGCATCATTAATTTGGTGGTAACCGTTAAATCAGCGGCAAAGGCAGCAATACCAAACACACCACCTAAAATGCCAGATGAAGTTACAAGAGCTTTATAGGTTTTATTTAAAGGAGCGTTCTGCTTTTGTTCTTTATTCATAGAAAATAAATTTGCTTTTACCACACGCAACAATACATCATAACTTACTTTTTGCAACCATTTTTGTTGTTTATCGGGGAGTAAGTCCACTTTTGTTTGTATCAAGTTCCCTATGCTGTTTAAACCCTTCATCGCCCAACCTATAGTTAACATTTGCTGCTTTGCTTTGGTTAAAACTTCCAGATCTTTTGCGGAAAGTTGATTTTCGATTTTTTTTTCGAGCATTTTTGTTTTATTTGTCAATTGTAAGTAGCTAAAGATACAAGTTTGTTACAAGAAAGCGCTAAGCTTTAGGCGCTGCACTGTAGGCTCGGTGTTTGGGACTTAAAAACGTTTAGAATTTCAAAGCAATTACTTACTATTATTAAAAATATCATTCGTTATACTTTGTTTAGTTTTACTTAAAGCCTATAGCTTAAGGCAAAAAGCTTATCGCTTGTAAAAACCCATTTTTCTACTTACTTTAGGCTTGACTAATTACAACTTAAATATATTATGAAATACAACCACTTAAAAATCGCTTCAGTACTGCTTATCTTGTGCTTAACACCATTGACAACAATTTCTCAAAAAAGAAAAAAAGCAAATCAAACCGAGACTGCTATTCCTCAAGAGCTATATTCTAGTTTAGAATACAGATCTATAGGCCCTTTTCGTGGAGGTCGTTCGGCTGCCGTAGCTGGTGTTCCTAATCAACCTAATCTTTTTTACTTTGGAGCTACCGGTGGTGGTGTTTGGAAAACAATGGATGGTGGTCGTGAATGGGAAAATATTTCTGACGGATTTTTTGGAGGTAGCATTGGTGCTGTTGAGATTTCACAGAGTGATCCAAATGTGATTTACGTTGGAGGTGGAGAAAAAACTCTTCGTGGGAATGTATCTTCGGGATACGGCATGTGGAAAACCGAAAATGCAGGAAAAACATGGACAGCAATAGGCTTAGAAAATAGTCGACATATTCCAAGAATTCGAATTCACCCTAAAAATTCGGAAATTGTTTTTGCAGCAGTTTTAGGAGATATTTATAAACCTACGAATGAACGTGGTATTTATAAAAGTATGGATGGTGGAAAAAACTGGCGTAAAACATTATTTGTAAATGATCAAGCTGGAGCGGTAGATTTAACTTTTGATCCTAACAATCCTAGAATTTTATATGCCTCGACGTGGCGCGCGCAACGAACTCCTTACAGTTTAAGCAGCGGTGGCGATGGATCTGCACTTTGGAAAAGTACCGATAGTGGTGAAACTTGGAAAGAAATTTCCAAAAATGAAGGTTTTCCAAGTGATACTTTAGGGATTATTGGTGTTGCCGTTTCTCCAAAAAACTCAGATAGAGTTTGGGCAATTGTAGAAAATAAAGAAAAAGGCGGCTTGTACCGCAGTGATGATGGTGGTGAAAAATGGACCTTAATCAATAGTGATCGCAGTTTACGACAACGAGCTTGGTATTACACTCGTATTTATGCCGATACTGAAAATGAAGATGTGGTCTATGTGTTGAATGTTAATTATCACAAATCAGAGGATGGAGGAAGATCTTTTAAAAGTTTTAATGCTCCTCATGGTGATCACCATGATTTATGGATTTCTCCAGAAAATGGTAATAGAATGATTATTGGTGATGACGGTGGTGCGCAAATAACCTACGATGGGGGTGAAACTTGGAGTACGTATTATAACCAACCAACGGCACAGTTTTATAGAGTAACTACCGATAATTCTTTTCCTTATAGAATTTATGTAGCGCAACAAGATAATTCCACTTTGCGTATAAAACATCGTAGCGACGGGTATAGCATTAGTGAAGACGATTGGGAGGAAACCGCGGGTGGTGAGTCTGCTTGGATTGCAGTTGATCCAAAAGATAATGATGTGGTGTATGGGGGTAGTTATGACGGTTTTTTAACCCGAGTAAATCATAAAACAAATACCACAAGAGGTATAAATGTTTGGCCAGATAACCCAATGGGTGCAGGTGCCGAGGCTATGAAATATAGGTTTCAATGGAATTTCCCTATCATTTTTAGCAAACACAATCCTAAAAAATTATATACGTTTTCAAACCATGTGCATGTCACAGAAAATGAAGGGCAAAGTTGGAAATTACTGAGTGGCGATTTAACCAGAAACGACCCAACAAAATTAGGTTCTAGTGGTGGTCCAATCACTCAAGACAATACGAGTGTAGAATACTATTGTACCATTTTTGCAGCAAATGAAAGCCCATTAAAAGAAGGTTTATTATGGGTAGGTAGTGATGATGGATTAATTCATGTGAGTAGAAATTCAGGAGAAACTTGGGATAATGTAACTCCGCCTAGTATGCCAGAATGGTCAATGGTGAATAGTATTGAACCTTCGGCTTTCGATGAGGGAACTTGTTACGTAGCCGCAACACGCTACAAATTAGGAGATTTTCAGCCTTATTTGTACAAAACAACAGACTATGGAAAAACATGGACTAAAATAACAAATGGTATTGCAAGTGAACATTTCACAAGAGTAGTTCGGGAAGACCCCAAACGCAAAGGCTTATTGTATGCAGGTACAGAAACAGGCATGTATGTTTCTTTTAATGATGGCGCCAACTGGAAACCATTTCAATTAAATTTACCTATTGTACCTATTACTGATTTAGCCGTTAAAGAAAACAATTTAATCGTAGCTACTCAAGGACGTAGCTTGTGGATGATTGATGACTTAACCGTATTACATCAATTAAATGAAGCTGATAAAGATCAGAATGCGATATTATTTCAACCCAAAGACGCATACAGAACCAAAGGGGGAGCTAGAAAACAAGCATCGAAATTAGCCGGGCAAAATCATCCGAACGGCGTGGTTACTCATTTTTATTTAAAAGAATTTAATGAAAAAGATAGTATTGCCTTAACTTATTTTAGTCAAAAAGGAGATACTTTGGCGCATTATGCTACTACAGCTAAAGAAAAAGATAAAAAATTAGACCTTAAAAAAGGTGGTAATACCCATGTTTGGGATACGCGTGGTAAAGGAGCCGAAAAATTAGATGGAATGATTTTGTGGTGGGCAAGTTTAGATGGAGCTAAAGCGGTTCCAGGTGCTTATAAAGTGACCTTGACGGTCAATGGGAATAACATGTCAAAAGATTTCAAAATAATTCCAGATCCAAGAGCTGAGGTTACAGTTGCCGAAATGCAACAACAATTTGATTTTATTAGCGACATTAATGCCACTATTGATAATGCGCATCAATCTATTAAAAAGATTCGAAAAATTAACATGCAATTAGATGCCTTTGCGAAGCAATATGCAGACAATGAAGCTACCAAAGAGTTGGTAAAAAAAGCTAAAAAAATTAAGGAAGAATTTAGTGAGGTTGAAAAAACTCTATACCAAACTAAAAATAGAAGTGGACAAGATCCTTTAAATTTCCCGATTAAGTTAACGAACAAGTTAGGCCATTTAAATAGTTTAGTAGCTATTGATGATTTTCATCCAACCGAACAAGATATCGCGGTAAAAAATGAATTAACGGCTAAAATAAATGAACAATTAAGCACTTTTAATGCCTTGATTTCTAAAGAAATTCTAGAATTTAATTCGGAATTTAACCAGTTGAAATTAAACTATTTATTTGTTGAATAAAATAAAATTAGATGATGAAAATACGATTGATTTTAACCTATTCACTGATTTTAATTGGTTTTCTTCAAGGATGGAGTCAATCTGTTGAAGAATACTTTAAGCCTTTAAAATATCGAAATATTGGTCCTTTTCGCGGAGGTCGTTCTGTTTGTGCTACCGGTGTTCATGGAGATCCATTAACCTATTATATGGGAACCACAGGTGGGGGATTATGGAAAACATCGAACGCAGGAAATCAATGGGAAAATATTTCTGATGGTTTTTTTGAAATGGGTTCAGTGGGGGCCATTGCGGTATCCGAATCTAATTCAAATATTTTGTATTGTGGTATGGGAGAACATGCCCCAAGAGGGGTTATGACTTCTTACGGCGATGGGGTATACAAATCCACAGATGCTGGAAAAACATGGAAAAACATGGGCTTAACATTCACCCAGCATATTTCCAGAATTGTAATTCATCCAAACAATCCAAATATTGTGTATGTAGCTGCTCAAGGAGCCCTACATGGACCAACGAAGGAAAGAGGAATTTATAAATCGATAGACGGCGGAGAAACCTGGAAAAATGTGTTATTCGTTAATGATTTAACGGGTTGTTCAGAACTAAGTATGGATGCTAATTATCCCGAAATTATGTACGCCACGATGTGGGAACATCAAAGAAAACCAAATATGGTTATTAGTGGTGGTAAGGGTAGTGGAGTCTACAAATCAATAGATGGTGGCGATTCTTGGTCTTTAATTCATAAGGGTTTACCTGAGGAAAAGGGAAAAATGGCAATTGCTGCAAGCCCGTCAAACTCTAATAAGGTATACCTGCTTTTAGAAAGTGATACAGAACAAGATAAAGGGGGTTTATTTGTGTCGAATGATGCCGGACTAAGTTGGAATTTGGTCAGCGGCGACAATCGACTTACCCAACGTGCATGGTATTATATTGAATTATTTGTAGATCCAAATAACGAAAATACGATATATGTATTGAGTGCTCCTGCCTTGCGTTCCGAAGATGGCGGAAAAACTTGGGAAACCTTGTCGGGTACACATGGCGATTATCACGATTTATGGATCAATCCTGAAAATTCAAAAAACTTTGTCATCGCAAATGATGGTGGTGCTGCCATAAGTTTTGATTATGGAAAATCATGGTCTCCACAGGATAATATGCCCACAGCCCAGTTTTACCGGATCAATACAGATAATTTGTTTCCGTATAACATTTATGCGGGTCAACAAGATAATTCTTCTGTAAAAATTGCAAGTTTAGCTGTCGGAAGCGGATCAATTTCAGAAAAAAACTGGACTAGCTCAGCAGGAGGGGAAAGTGCGTTTTTAGCCTTTAATCCCGAAGATCCAAGGTATGTTATGGGTGGTAGTTATTTAGGAACGATTGAAGTATTAGACACCCAAACAAACACCTCAGTTCAAGTAATGGCAGCGCCTATTCAATACTTAGGGAGAGATGCCCGTGACATGAAATATTTGTACAATTGGAATGCGCCAATCATAGCCTCCATTCATGAACCTGGTGTTTTTTATCACTGTGCTCAATTCGTATTGAGGACTAAAGATATGGGGTATAGTTGGGAAGAAATTTCACCTGATTTAACTCGAAATATCGACGAAAAACAAGGTAAAGGTGGTGGTCCTTATACCAACGAAGCTGTGGGTGCTGAAAACTACGGTACGATAGCCTATATGATTGAATCGCCTCATGAAAAAGGTGTCTTATGGACAGGCAGTGATGATGGTTTGGTTCATCTTACAAGGGATAATGGGGTAAGCTGGATGAATGTAACTCCTAAAGACTTGGGCGAAAGTCTGGTCAACGCTATTGAAGTTTCACCACACGATAAAGGAACCGCTTATATAGCTACAACAAAATACAAATTTAATGATTATACGCCCGCCATATATAAAACTACAGATTACGGCAAAAGCTGGATAAATATAAGTAAAGGATTACCGTATGGGGCATTTACTAGGGTTATTCGAGAAGACGCGGTCCGTAAAGATTTATTGTATCTGGGTACCGAAAAAGGAATTTATATTTCTTTAGATGGCGGCAAAAAATGGGAATCATTCCAATTAAATATGCCTAAAACGCCCATTTTAGATCTTAAAGTACATCAAAATAACCTTGTCGTGGCTACTTCTGGTAGATCATTTTGGGTTCTTGACGACCTATCTGTTTTGAACCAATACAAAGCCACTAAGGAGACTAAATTGTACCAACCAGCAGCGGCTTTGAACGGTTCTTGGGGAAGCCCATTAAATTCAAATGCTGAGGATTTTGATGGAACTGATGTGTTTGATGGGATTAACCCTGCAAATGGGATGGTTATTTATTATGAATTACCAGCTTTGGCCGACTCCACAAAGCTAAGCTTAGAAATTTTGAATGAAAATGGACAGTTAATTCAAAGCTTTAATACTCAAAAAGATGCAAGCTATAAGGCCTATGAAGGAGCACCACCAAGGCAAAAAGTGTTGCCTAAAAACGAAGGGTTAAACCGATTTGTTTGGGATTTAAGACATCCAACCATTCCGGGAGTACCTGAAGCCTATATCGAAGCGAATTATAGAGGGCACAAAGCTATACCTGGCACTTACACTTTAAAGTTAAGGCTTAATGATAAAGTCGTTTCTACAGAAGGAAAAATAGTACCAATGCCAAATTTTGAAGTCTCAATAGAAAATTATGTAGCATACGACGCCTTCATGAAATCCGCGGCAGCTCATGTGACCCTAATGCACTCAAAAATTAATAGACTTTTCGATGCTCAAACCAAGTTAGAACATATTTTAAAAGAAATAAAAGAGGATTCTTTAAAGAAAGAAGGTCAAAAATTAGTGGAACAACTTAAGGCTTGGGATACAACAATGGTTCAAAGAAAATCAAAGGCTTATGATGATGTCGAGAATTTCCCTAATAAATTTACAGCAGAATACCTGTTTTTAATGAATCAAACAGCCAATGATTTAGGTACTATAAATAAATCATCTAAAGAGCGAAAAGCGGAACTTGATGCCCAATGGCTAGGCTTAAACAAACAAGCCGATATTCTTTTAGAGGAGCAAATACCAGCTTTTAACGCCAAGCTTTGGAGTTCTGGAATAGGGGCAATTAGATTAAAAGAATAATGGGAGAACAGTATTTATACGTTAAGGCCTTACACCTAATCTTTGTAATTACTTGGTTTGCTGGTTTATTTTATGTTCCTCGTTTGTTTATAAACCATATTGAGGCCTCCGAAAAACCATCACCTGAGAAAGAAATTTTATCGAATACCTTTAAATTAATGACCAAGCGCCTTTGGTATATCATTACCTGGCCATCTGCGATTTTAGCAACACTTTTTGCCCTTTGGTTGCTGGTCTTATTCCCAGCATGGCTGCAACAACCTTGGATGCATGTCAAGTTAGGATTTGTATTTTTGTTGTTTATTTATCATTTAAAAAATCACCAAATGTTCTTGCAATTTCAACGTGATGAAATAAAATATACTTCAAATTTTATGAGGATTTGGAATGAAGGGGCGACGATTATTTTATTCGCGGTAGTGTTTCTAGTGATTTTAAAAACAACGATGAGTTGGGTTTACGGGGTGGTAGGCATTATTGGTTTAGGGGTTTTATTGATGTTAGGTATTAAACTGTATAAAAAAATCAGAGAAAAAAATCCGAATGCTTAGCATTTTTAGGATAAGAATGTCACTCTGGTGCAATTATTGCTATCTTTAAAAATAAGTTTCCTTTAATCAAAATTTCTTGTTCGAAAAAGTTTCTCTTAGATCCCGAATTTTTATAGCGATGATATTACTGGTGTTGGTTGCATCTGTATTAATCGCTGGTGTTACTATTTACCAATACGGAGAACAATCTAAGGATTATCACGAAGATCGCTTAGAACGCAAGGAAGAGCAGATCAAAGAGAATATTAGATACACGCTGCAACGTACAACCTATGTACCAACCACTGAAAATCTGCATTTAATTTTTAAGGATGAAATCTACCAAATTGCGGATGTACTGAATGTCAACTTTAATATTTACGATCTAGACGGAAATTTAATCAAAAGTTCACGACCTAAATTTGAAAATGATTCTGTTTCCTTGTGTCTTGACCCAGAAGTACTCAATCACTTAGAAAATAGTGTAGATGCGCGATATTTGGAGGAAAAATCAGCAGCAGGAAGCAAATTTCAAGCATCCTATACCTACATAACGGACGGTAAGTTTAAACCTATCGGAATCTTAAATTTACCTTATTTTGAAGACAATTCGTTTAATGATAAAGAACTAAAAGAGTTTTTATTGCGCTTAGGCGGGGTTTATTTATTTATGCTTTTTATTGCTATTGGCTTGGCGTATATTATATCAAAATACATTACGCGGTCTCTGCAGACCATTTCTGATAAAATGACCTCCACGTTTTTGACCAAAAGAAATGAGAAAATTCTGATCAAAAACCCTACGGAGGAAATTGGAAAACTGATTGATTCGTACAATGCCATGATTGATGAATTAGAAATTAGCGCTATTAAATTAGCGAAAGGCGAACGGGAACAGGCTTGGCGAGAAATGGCAAAACAGGTGGCCCATGAAATTAAAAATCCGCTAACACCCATGCGCTTAACAGTGCAAAGTTTTGAGCGTAAGTTTGATGTAAACGATCCAGATATAGCTACCAAAGTAGCGGAATATTCTAAAACTTTAATTCAGCAAATAGATACTATGAGTAGTATTGCCGGTGCTTTTTCGAATTTTGCTGAAATGCCGGCACAACAAAATGAAACTTTGAATGTCGTTACAATTGTAAAACTTGCTTTGGATATTTTTAATGAAAACTATATTGATTTTATTGCCAAAGAAGAGAAAATTATTTCAAAATTAGACCGTACCCAATTAATTCGAGTTATTACCAACCTCGTTAAAAATGCGATACAAGCCGTACCTGACGTTGCAGCGCCAAGAATTTTAGTTACTGTAAGTGCTGAAGGCGAATTCACCAAAATTTCTGTGGCAGATAATGGAGTTGGTATAGCGGAAGAGTTTAGAGAAAAAATATTTGAACCAAAGTTCACCACCAAAACAAGTGGTATGGGACTAGGTTTAGGAATGGTAAAGAACATCGTAGAGACATACAACGGATCCATTAGCTATACTTCAAAGCATGGAGTTGGTACTGTATTTACGGTGAGGTTTCCTAGAGTGGTTTAAACCAAATTGCAAGAATCAAGACGATTGTTGAATTAATTGCAATACCAAACATTCATGCTTTCCAAGCGATTTGCAATCATGGTGTTATTGTAAAGCGTACCTCCAAGATGAAAACCATGCTTACTAAAGGTAATATTTAATCCATAGGAAGTGGCTCTCACTAAGGAAAACAGTGTTTTACAACCTAATTCATTACTTTTTTGTTTTATTTCTTGCAGTACATAGTAAGATAAATTTTGTCCTCTGTAATTAGGATGTGTAGCGATATCAACAATCTCCATATTTGATTGTTTCACGTTAATTTGGAGTATGGCAGAAACAATCAACTCACCTTCATTAAAAAGTCCATAGAACTGATGATTTTTCTCCAACAATGTTGTTAAGTAGGCTTCATCATCGATGGGCACATCATACGATGTAAAGACTCTTTGGTGCAATTTAGCGAGTGTTGTAAGGTCTTTTTTACCTAAGGGACGAACTTCATAGCGTGACGGCAGACTCATAAAACCTTCCTCGGCGGTGCTTTTAGCCGCTTGCGCAATAGTCTTAACACTTTCAATAGTTTTTAAGGCGCGCTCGTCGTTGTGAAGCCGCTTCTTATTTAAATAATCGGCTAAAAAATAGCCATTTATTTCTCCATGGTAGAGTCCTGGTATTTTGGCTTCAATTTTATATCCATTAGTTTCAAAAAACGATATGGCAGTTTCAGGTATCTTGCCTAAAATTTTATCGTACTTATTTTGTTGAGCAAGTGCTTTTATTTTAGGAATAAAAGCGTTCAAATTATGTTCAGGACATTCCTTTACATACAAACGATTGTGTGTTTCTCCATGTTGCACAAGACTTCCTTCTAATTCTTCAATGGTATCTAACATAAATAAGATAGGGCTTTTAGTTAGTATTCTCTTATTTGGCCATCGCCAAAAATGTAGTATTTATTCGTTACAAGTTGTTTTAATCCTAAGGGTCCTCTATGGTGTAATTTGTCTGTACTTATGGCTAATTCAGCACCCACACCCATTTGTCCGCCATCCGTAAAGCGTGTTGAAGCATTTTGGTATACTGCGGCGCAATCTACCTGCTCCATAAAGAGTTGTGCTTCTTTAGCATCTTTTGTCATTATTGTTGCCGAATGACCTCCAGAATTATTGTTTATTTTTTCAATAGCCTCCTCTAAAGAATGCACAGCACCAAGGCAACATTTCATGGCTAAAAACTCTTCCTTCCAAATGCTTTCATCTGCTATTAATGGTGCATCTTTTAGCACCTTTTTGATATTTGCATCGACAAGAATGGAAACGTCATTAGCTTTTAACATAGTCGCCAAGTCAAGTATTTTTTCTTGGTAATGATCAATTTTGGTGCTAATTAATACTTTATCTAAGGCATTACAAGCCGATATTTTATCTGTTTTCGCATTCAAAATTACTTTTTTACTTTGCTCCCAATTGGCATGTTCAGAAACGTATAAAAAATTATTGCCTCTGCCGCTAACAAGTACCGCACACGTAGCATGTTCTTTTACAAAAGCAATTAATTTATCGCCTCCTCGCGGCACAATTAAATCAAGCTTTTCGGTCGGATTTTTGAGAAAGGCTTGAGTTTCTTCGCGGTTCAGTGTAAATAATTGAATGTAGTCTGTACTTAGGTTATTTTCTTCGAGCGCTTTATGCCAAAATTCAACCAACATTTTGTTGCTGTATAACGCTTCTTTACCGCCCTTTAATAAAATTTTATTATTGGCTTTAAAGGCAAGCACG
The sequence above is drawn from the Cellulophaga sp. Hel_I_12 genome and encodes:
- a CDS encoding glutamate-5-semialdehyde dehydrogenase; this encodes MKLLTTAIKNNVLSSMIRILDQNRIQLLNANQRDLDLFQKDDQAMYDRLIIDDQKIDQMIKAVDQVKSQEDPVHQEISKQELDNGLKISNKTAPFGTIMIIYESRPDVTIEAAVLAFKANNKILLKGGKEALYSNKMLVEFWHKALEENNLSTDYIQLFTLNREETQAFLKNPTEKLDLIVPRGGDKLIAFVKEHATCAVLVSGRGNNFLYVSEHANWEQSKKVILNAKTDKISACNALDKVLISTKIDHYQEKILDLATMLKANDVSILVDANIKKVLKDAPLIADESIWKEEFLAMKCCLGAVHSLEEAIEKINNNSGGHSATIMTKDAKEAQLFMEQVDCAAVYQNASTRFTDGGQMGVGAELAISTDKLHHRGPLGLKQLVTNKYYIFGDGQIREY